One Salmo salar chromosome ssa01, Ssal_v3.1, whole genome shotgun sequence DNA window includes the following coding sequences:
- the LOC106561135 gene encoding aryl hydrocarbon receptor → MYCADNHLKMIKTGETGFTIFRLLTKAGVWVQANARVVFRAGRPDFIVVRQKALTNQEGEEHLRQRRIELPFNFATGEALLYESCPSLDTAVMPPGPPIPPGLTPPGSSPEDKHLDPASLLGSRLCQDRSVYTQPQDPNPSLDLQDFSPDLDLAFPQDPGLERAFLDSHALLSVPGELQGPHRPSLVDPTTQTMMDSLGEILGAMGTEGL, encoded by the exons ATGTACTGCGCAGACAACCACCTCAAAA tGATAAAAACAGGAGAGACTGGTTTCACCATTTTCAGGCTGCTGACTAAGGCAGGTGTGTGGGTTCAGGCCAACGCCAGGGTCGTCTTCAGGGCAGGGAGACCCGACTTCATCGTCGTTCGACAGAAAGCCCTGAC GAACCAGGAGGGCGAGGAGCACCTGCGTCAGCGGAGAATAGAGCTTCCCTTCAACTTTGCCACTGGGGAGGCTCTGCTGTATGAGTCCTGTCCCTCGCTGGATACTGCCGTTATGCCTCCAGGACCACCCATCCCCCCAGGCCTCACTCCCCCAGGCTCCAGCCCTGAGGACAAGCACCTGGACCCTGCCTCTCTCCTGGGGTCCCGACTCTGTCAAGACCGGTCCGTTTACACTCAGCCCCaggaccctaaccctagcctggACCTCCAGGACTTTTCCCCAGACTTAGACCTAGCCTTCCCCCAGGACCCAGGCCTGGAGAGAGCCTTCCTGGACAGCCACGCTCTGCTGAGTGTCCCCGGGGAGCTCCAGGGTCCCCATAGGCCCAGCTTGGTAGACCCCACAACCCAAACCATGATGGACTCTCTGGGGGAGATCCTGGGGGCGATGGGGACGGAGGGCCTGTAG